One window from the genome of Acidihalobacter ferrooxydans encodes:
- the nrdR gene encoding transcriptional regulator NrdR, whose product MYCPFCQHPDTRVIDSRLAGEGTQVRRRRECPVCSERFTTYETAELTLPRVIKRDGGREPFDEAKLRRGMQHALEKRPVPTEQVEEALSRIKRRMLALGEREVDAGRLGDWVMEELRALDEVAYIRFASVYMSFEDVTAFREVIDRLEREPSPAARKSQLGLLDSGEDAGAGGD is encoded by the coding sequence ATGTATTGCCCGTTCTGCCAGCACCCGGACACGCGGGTCATCGATTCGCGGCTGGCCGGTGAAGGCACGCAAGTGCGTCGCCGGCGTGAATGCCCCGTGTGCAGCGAACGTTTTACGACGTACGAAACGGCCGAACTGACGCTGCCGCGCGTGATCAAGCGCGATGGCGGGCGCGAACCGTTCGACGAAGCCAAACTGCGGCGCGGCATGCAGCATGCGCTGGAAAAGCGGCCGGTGCCGACCGAGCAGGTCGAGGAAGCGCTGAGTCGTATCAAGCGCCGCATGCTCGCGCTGGGCGAACGCGAAGTCGACGCCGGGCGCCTCGGCGACTGGGTGATGGAAGAACTGCGCGCGCTCGACGAAGTGGCCTATATCCGCTTCGCATCCGTGTACATGAGCTTTGAAGACGTGACGGCCTTCCGCGAGGTGATCGACCGGCTTGAGCGTGAACCCTCGCCCGCGGCGCGCAAATCCCAACTCGGCTTGCTCGACAGTGGTGAGGACGCCGGCGCCGGTGGCGACTGA
- the ribBA gene encoding bifunctional 3,4-dihydroxy-2-butanone-4-phosphate synthase/GTP cyclohydrolase II codes for MALNSIEEILDDLRQGKMVIIMDDEDRENEGDLLMIASLVRPEDINFMARYGRGLICLPMTRERCRQLKLPLMVETTGDQHGTNFTISIEAAEGVTTGISAYDRAHTVRTAVAPNAGSADIVQPGHIFPLMAQPGGVLTRAGHTEAGVDLARLAGFEPAAVIVEVLNEDGSMARRPDLEIIAAEHGLKIGTIEDLIRYRLLNERTVERVADTPVSTEFGTFHLYAYRQLGDTRIHYALARGEIDAECPTLVRVHVTDDLADRVPFVDAPFGWPLRDALRRVGAEGGVVVVLSADEDPQALVRRIRGLTLNAGRGPDEPDGEADLPADLRTHGIGAQILRELGVRRMRLLSAPKRMHGLGGFGLEVVEYVQG; via the coding sequence ATGGCTCTGAATTCCATCGAGGAAATCCTGGACGATCTGCGCCAGGGCAAAATGGTCATCATCATGGACGATGAGGATCGCGAAAACGAAGGCGATCTGCTGATGATCGCCTCACTGGTCCGCCCGGAGGACATCAACTTCATGGCGCGCTATGGCCGCGGCCTGATCTGCCTGCCGATGACCCGCGAACGTTGCCGCCAACTCAAACTGCCGCTGATGGTGGAGACGACCGGCGACCAGCACGGCACCAACTTCACGATTTCCATCGAGGCCGCCGAGGGCGTGACCACCGGCATTTCGGCATACGATCGTGCGCACACCGTGCGCACCGCCGTGGCGCCCAACGCCGGGTCGGCCGACATCGTGCAGCCGGGGCATATTTTCCCGCTGATGGCGCAGCCGGGCGGCGTGCTGACGCGCGCCGGGCATACCGAGGCGGGCGTCGATCTGGCACGGCTGGCCGGCTTCGAGCCGGCAGCGGTAATCGTCGAGGTGCTCAACGAGGACGGCAGCATGGCGCGCCGGCCCGATCTGGAAATCATCGCCGCCGAACACGGCCTCAAGATCGGTACCATCGAAGACCTCATCCGCTACCGTCTGCTCAACGAGCGCACGGTCGAGCGCGTGGCCGATACGCCAGTGTCGACCGAGTTCGGCACATTTCATCTGTATGCCTATCGCCAGCTCGGCGACACGCGAATTCACTATGCGCTCGCGCGCGGCGAAATCGATGCAGAGTGCCCCACGCTGGTGCGTGTTCACGTCACCGACGATCTGGCCGATCGCGTGCCGTTCGTCGATGCGCCGTTCGGCTGGCCGTTGCGCGACGCGCTACGGCGCGTCGGCGCGGAGGGCGGCGTGGTGGTCGTGCTCTCGGCGGATGAAGACCCGCAGGCGCTGGTGCGACGCATCCGTGGCCTGACGCTCAACGCCGGCCGGGGACCTGACGAACCGGATGGCGAGGCGGATTTGCCGGCCGACCTGCGCACACATGGCATCGGCGCGCAGATTCTGCGCGAGCTTGGAGTACGGCGCATGCGCCTGCTGAGCGCACCCAAACGCATGCACGGGCTCGGCGGGTTCGGCCTTGAAGTGGTGGAGTACGTGCAGGGTTGA
- a CDS encoding riboflavin synthase has product MFTGIIQAVGRVGHIEPRGGDSRLTVEAGALDLRDAALGDSIAVNGVCLTAVGYDGARFAADVSGESLSRTTLGALGAGSPVNLELALQPTTRLGGHLVSGHVDGVGEIVERCADARSVRFVIRAPDRLARYIAEKGSICVDGISLTVNGVDGAQFDINIVPHTLEATTLHTARVGQKVNLEVDVIARYLERLLLGDAAAQAAGGAITRELLERHGFGPNAS; this is encoded by the coding sequence ATGTTTACAGGCATCATCCAGGCGGTCGGCAGGGTCGGCCACATCGAGCCGCGCGGCGGCGACAGTCGGTTGACCGTCGAGGCTGGCGCGCTGGACTTGCGCGATGCGGCGCTGGGCGACAGCATCGCGGTGAACGGTGTGTGTCTTACCGCTGTCGGTTACGACGGCGCGCGGTTTGCCGCGGACGTGTCGGGCGAGTCGCTGTCGCGCACCACCCTCGGTGCGCTGGGTGCCGGCTCGCCGGTCAATCTGGAGCTGGCTCTGCAACCGACCACGCGCCTCGGCGGGCATCTGGTCAGTGGCCACGTCGACGGTGTTGGCGAGATCGTCGAACGTTGTGCGGATGCACGGTCGGTGCGCTTCGTGATTCGCGCGCCGGACCGGCTGGCGCGTTACATTGCCGAGAAGGGGTCGATCTGCGTCGATGGCATCAGCCTCACGGTCAACGGTGTGGACGGCGCACAATTCGACATCAACATCGTGCCCCACACGCTGGAGGCGACCACGCTGCACACCGCCCGGGTCGGCCAGAAGGTCAATCTGGAAGTCGACGTGATCGCGCGCTATCTGGAACGCCTGTTGCTTGGCGACGCGGCGGCTCAGGCGGCGGGTGGCGCGATCACGCGCGAGCTGCTGGAACGGCACGGGTTTGGCCCGAATGCCTCATAA
- the ribD gene encoding bifunctional diaminohydroxyphosphoribosylaminopyrimidine deaminase/5-amino-6-(5-phosphoribosylamino)uracil reductase RibD — protein sequence MARALQLARHGLYTTHPNPRVGCVIVRDGARVGEGWHARAGEPHAEIHALRAAGARARGAVAYVTLEPCSHHGRTPPCSDALIEAGVARVVAAMQDPNPQVAGQGLARLAAAGVETACGLMAREARALNPGFISRMERARPWVRVKSAMSLDGRTAMASGESQWITGEAARADVQRWRAQADAVMTGRGTVLADDPSLNVRLSAATLAFEGEVRQPLRVVLDTHLRTSPDARLFAAPGKVLVLCADTSADARRAALQTRGAEVCAVTAHAQGLDLRAVLHALAAREINEVHVEAGATLSGALIAAGLADELVLYIAPSLLGDTGRGLFTLPGLEHLQDRVELELRDVRRVGRDWRIVAGPPPRA from the coding sequence ATGGCGCGCGCGTTGCAACTTGCCCGTCACGGTCTGTACACCACCCATCCCAACCCTCGCGTCGGCTGCGTCATCGTGCGCGACGGCGCGCGCGTCGGTGAAGGCTGGCACGCGCGGGCTGGCGAACCGCACGCCGAAATCCATGCGCTGCGCGCAGCCGGAGCACGCGCTCGCGGCGCAGTTGCCTATGTGACGCTGGAGCCTTGCAGCCATCACGGGCGCACGCCGCCATGCAGCGATGCGCTGATCGAGGCCGGCGTGGCGCGCGTGGTGGCCGCGATGCAGGACCCGAATCCGCAGGTGGCCGGCCAGGGTCTGGCGCGGCTCGCCGCCGCCGGCGTCGAAACCGCGTGCGGGCTCATGGCACGCGAAGCGCGCGCGCTCAATCCGGGCTTCATCAGCCGCATGGAACGCGCCCGCCCGTGGGTGCGCGTCAAGAGTGCGATGAGTCTGGACGGGCGTACCGCAATGGCCTCCGGCGAGAGTCAGTGGATCACCGGCGAGGCGGCGCGGGCCGATGTGCAGCGCTGGCGCGCGCAGGCCGATGCGGTGATGACCGGCCGCGGCACGGTGCTGGCTGACGACCCGTCGCTCAACGTGCGTTTGAGTGCAGCAACGCTCGCTTTCGAGGGCGAGGTGCGACAGCCTCTGCGCGTCGTGCTGGATACGCATCTGCGGACCTCGCCGGACGCGCGCCTGTTTGCTGCGCCAGGCAAGGTGCTGGTGTTGTGCGCGGATACGAGCGCTGACGCACGCCGCGCCGCGCTACAGACGCGTGGTGCCGAGGTGTGCGCAGTGACGGCGCACGCGCAGGGGCTCGATCTGCGCGCCGTGCTGCACGCGCTGGCTGCGCGCGAAATCAATGAGGTCCATGTCGAGGCCGGCGCGACACTGTCCGGCGCGCTGATCGCGGCGGGCCTGGCCGACGAACTGGTTCTGTACATCGCGCCGAGCTTGCTCGGCGACACCGGACGCGGCCTGTTCACACTGCCGGGGTTGGAACACCTCCAGGATCGCGTCGAGTTGGAACTGCGCGATGTCCGCCGGGTGGGTCGTGACTGGCGGATCGTGGCGGGTCCGCCGCCGCGCGCCTAG
- a CDS encoding antibiotic biosynthesis monooxygenase family protein, which produces MTWPASTPPPPYYAVIFTSLRSGIDDGYAQTAQRMEELAAGRQGFLGIESVRDGTQGITLSYWTDLEAIRAWRADLEHAEAQRLGRARWYARYSVRIARVERAYTYG; this is translated from the coding sequence ATGACCTGGCCAGCATCCACGCCACCGCCGCCGTACTACGCGGTGATTTTCACGTCCCTTCGCAGCGGGATTGACGACGGCTATGCGCAGACCGCGCAGCGCATGGAGGAACTCGCCGCCGGGCGGCAGGGGTTCCTCGGCATTGAGTCCGTGCGCGATGGCACGCAGGGCATCACGCTGTCGTACTGGACCGACCTGGAGGCAATCCGGGCGTGGCGGGCGGATCTGGAGCATGCCGAAGCGCAACGCCTCGGCCGCGCGCGCTGGTACGCGCGCTACAGCGTTCGCATCGCCCGGGTGGAACGGGCTTATACTTACGGGTGA
- the glyA gene encoding serine hydroxymethyltransferase, which translates to MFSIHMSISDYDPELWSAIENEARRQEEYIELIASENYASPRVLEAQGSVLTNKYAEGYPGKRYYGGCEFVDIAEKLAIARVKELFGADYANVQPHSGSQANAAVYMALLNPGDTVLGMSLAHGGHLTHGAKVNFSGRIYNAVQYGIDTETGEIDYEDVRRLALEHRPKMIVAGFSAYSRIVNWQRFRDIADEVGAYLMVDMAHVAGLVAAGVYPSPVAIADVTTSTTHKTLRGPRGGIILAKANPEIEKALNSRVFPGSQGGPLMHVIAGKAVAFKEALEPGFKSYQQQVVTNARAMAEVFIERGYDVVSGGTDNHLVLVSLIARGLTGKDAEEALERAHITTNKNAVPNDPQKPFITSGLRIGTPASTTRGFGETESTDLAGWMCDVLDNLGDESVVEQVKLKALALCRRFPVYGE; encoded by the coding sequence ATGTTTTCCATTCATATGAGCATTTCCGATTACGATCCCGAACTGTGGTCCGCCATCGAGAACGAGGCGCGCCGGCAGGAGGAATACATCGAGTTGATCGCGTCCGAAAACTACGCCAGCCCGCGGGTGCTTGAAGCCCAGGGCTCGGTGCTCACCAACAAGTATGCCGAGGGCTACCCCGGCAAGCGGTATTACGGCGGTTGCGAGTTCGTCGATATTGCCGAGAAACTGGCCATCGCGCGCGTCAAGGAACTGTTCGGCGCGGACTACGCCAACGTGCAGCCGCACTCCGGCTCGCAGGCCAACGCCGCAGTCTACATGGCGCTGCTCAACCCGGGCGACACCGTGCTCGGCATGAGTCTGGCGCACGGCGGCCACCTGACCCACGGCGCCAAGGTCAATTTCTCCGGCCGCATCTACAACGCGGTGCAGTACGGTATCGACACCGAGACTGGCGAGATCGATTACGAGGACGTGCGTCGCCTCGCGCTGGAGCATCGGCCGAAGATGATCGTGGCCGGTTTCTCCGCCTATTCGCGGATCGTCAACTGGCAGCGCTTCCGCGACATCGCGGACGAAGTCGGCGCCTATCTGATGGTGGATATGGCGCACGTGGCCGGGTTGGTCGCTGCGGGTGTGTACCCGAGTCCGGTCGCCATTGCCGACGTGACCACATCCACCACGCACAAGACGCTGCGCGGCCCGCGCGGCGGCATTATCCTCGCCAAGGCCAATCCCGAAATCGAAAAGGCGCTCAACTCGCGGGTGTTTCCCGGCAGTCAGGGCGGCCCGCTGATGCATGTGATCGCCGGCAAGGCGGTGGCCTTCAAGGAGGCGCTGGAACCCGGTTTCAAGAGCTACCAGCAGCAGGTCGTGACCAACGCGCGCGCTATGGCCGAAGTGTTCATCGAGCGCGGTTACGATGTCGTTTCCGGCGGCACCGACAACCACCTCGTGCTGGTCAGCCTGATTGCCAGGGGCCTGACCGGCAAGGATGCGGAGGAAGCGCTGGAGCGGGCGCACATCACCACCAACAAGAACGCCGTACCCAACGATCCGCAGAAGCCGTTCATCACCAGCGGTCTGCGCATCGGCACGCCGGCCTCGACCACGCGCGGCTTTGGCGAAACCGAGAGCACCGATCTGGCCGGCTGGATGTGCGATGTGCTCGACAATCTGGGCGACGAATCGGTGGTCGAACAGGTCAAGCTCAAGGCGCTGGCGCTCTGCCGTCGTTTCCCGGTCTACGGCGAATAA
- a CDS encoding sugar phosphorylase has product MTLDGEGAARIERDLALLYGPEQAAVVRGRFDHLLTEYAQQRAADKPPIEPLSERDAVLITYGNTLLGAGEPPLDTLGHFLSEHVGGAISIVHLLPIFPYSSDDGFSVVDYRAVNPELGDWPNVRALAEQYGLALDLVLNHCSRSHRWFHDFVAGRVTAKEWFIEADPNEPKLALVTRPRSTPLLTPVDVGVEGRRWVWTTFSPDQVDLNFKNPEVLVAFVGILLLYLRMGARMLRLDAVAYVWKTLGTTCTSLPEVHAIVRILRALVDVAEPGTLLLTETNVPTPENLSYLGQGDEAHLVYQFSLPPLLLHALWRGDTTVLRNWLLALPEPPPGTAYLNFTASHDGGGLRPLEGLIETHERDAMLADMRARGGFVSPRRLADGSEAPYELNISYFSALHDHDGEEMRFARFLLTQTLAMSLRGLPALYIHSLLATANDFHGVEQTGNLRAINRRRWDWGELSYLLQQPHAIHTRCLRTLTQRLRVRAQHPAFHPQAAQQVLDLGDKVFGLVRAAQDGEAVLCVFNFTGEPQRVALTALPFIPHPAGDLLETRAVLRTGESLELAPYATAWLVPGPVGEAA; this is encoded by the coding sequence ATGACCTTGGATGGTGAAGGGGCCGCACGCATCGAGCGTGATCTGGCCTTGTTGTACGGCCCGGAGCAGGCCGCCGTGGTGCGTGGCCGTTTCGATCATCTGTTGACCGAATACGCGCAACAGCGCGCTGCGGACAAACCGCCCATCGAACCGCTCAGCGAACGCGACGCGGTATTGATCACTTACGGCAACACGCTCCTCGGTGCGGGCGAGCCGCCGCTCGACACGCTGGGGCACTTTCTCTCCGAGCATGTGGGCGGTGCGATCAGCATCGTGCATCTGCTGCCGATATTCCCCTACAGCTCCGACGATGGTTTTTCCGTGGTCGACTACCGCGCGGTCAATCCCGAACTGGGCGATTGGCCGAATGTGCGCGCGCTGGCCGAGCAGTACGGTCTGGCGCTCGATCTGGTGCTCAATCACTGTTCGCGCAGTCACCGCTGGTTCCATGACTTCGTTGCCGGGCGCGTGACCGCGAAGGAATGGTTCATCGAGGCCGATCCGAACGAACCGAAGCTCGCGCTGGTCACGCGCCCGCGTAGTACGCCGCTGCTGACGCCGGTGGATGTCGGCGTCGAAGGTCGGCGCTGGGTGTGGACCACCTTCAGCCCCGATCAGGTCGACCTGAACTTCAAGAATCCCGAAGTGCTGGTCGCCTTCGTCGGCATTCTGCTGCTGTATCTGCGCATGGGCGCGCGGATGCTGCGCCTCGACGCGGTGGCCTACGTGTGGAAAACGCTGGGTACGACGTGTACGAGCCTGCCGGAGGTGCACGCCATCGTGCGTATCCTGCGCGCGCTGGTCGACGTGGCCGAGCCGGGTACGCTGTTGCTGACCGAGACCAATGTGCCGACGCCCGAGAATCTGAGTTATCTGGGGCAGGGCGACGAGGCGCATCTGGTTTACCAGTTCAGCTTGCCGCCGCTGCTGCTGCACGCGCTATGGCGTGGCGATACCACCGTGCTGCGCAATTGGCTGCTGGCGCTTCCCGAACCGCCGCCCGGCACAGCCTACCTTAATTTTACCGCCTCGCATGACGGCGGCGGCCTGCGCCCGCTCGAAGGGCTCATCGAGACGCACGAGCGCGACGCCATGCTCGCCGACATGCGCGCGCGCGGCGGCTTTGTCTCGCCGCGGCGCCTGGCCGACGGCAGCGAAGCCCCGTACGAACTGAACATCAGCTACTTCAGCGCGTTGCACGATCATGACGGCGAAGAGATGCGCTTTGCGCGCTTCCTGTTGACGCAAACACTGGCCATGAGTCTGCGCGGCCTGCCGGCGCTGTACATTCATTCCTTGCTGGCCACGGCGAACGATTTTCATGGTGTCGAACAAACCGGGAACCTGCGTGCGATCAACCGGCGGCGCTGGGACTGGGGCGAGCTGAGCTACCTGTTGCAACAACCGCATGCCATACACACGCGCTGTCTGCGCACGCTGACGCAGCGCTTGCGCGTGCGCGCGCAGCACCCGGCGTTCCATCCGCAGGCGGCCCAGCAGGTGCTGGATCTGGGGGATAAAGTGTTTGGCCTGGTGCGCGCGGCGCAAGATGGCGAAGCGGTACTGTGCGTATTCAACTTCACCGGCGAGCCCCAGCGCGTTGCACTGACTGCTTTGCCGTTTATCCCGCATCCGGCCGGCGACCTGCTGGAGACGCGCGCCGTGCTGCGTACCGGCGAGTCGCTGGAGTTGGCGCCCTATGCGACGGCGTGGTTGGTGCCGGGGCCTGTTGGCGAGGCGGCATGA
- the ispF gene encoding 2-C-methyl-D-erythritol 2,4-cyclodiphosphate synthase: MSDIRMGHGYDVHAFEAGDHLMLGGVRIAHTQAFKAHSDGDVLIHALCDALLGAAALGDIGRHFPDTDPRYAGADSRALLREVLQLLSAGGWRVANVDCTVVAQVPKLAPHVESMRENLASDLGLDVGRVNVKATTTERLGFAGREEGIAAHAVALIERD, from the coding sequence ATGAGCGATATTCGTATGGGGCACGGCTACGACGTGCACGCCTTCGAGGCCGGGGACCATCTGATGCTCGGCGGTGTGCGTATTGCGCACACACAGGCGTTCAAGGCGCATTCGGACGGCGACGTGCTGATTCACGCGCTGTGCGATGCACTGCTCGGCGCGGCAGCGCTGGGTGATATCGGCCGGCATTTCCCCGACACCGATCCGCGCTATGCCGGAGCCGATAGCCGGGCATTGCTGCGCGAGGTATTGCAATTGCTCAGTGCCGGGGGCTGGCGAGTGGCCAACGTGGATTGCACGGTGGTGGCGCAGGTGCCGAAGCTGGCGCCGCATGTCGAGTCGATGCGCGAGAACCTGGCGTCCGATCTGGGGCTGGATGTGGGCCGGGTCAACGTCAAGGCTACGACGACAGAACGGCTCGGCTTTGCCGGGCGCGAAGAGGGCATTGCCGCCCATGCGGTGGCGTTGATCGAGCGCGACTGA